A single Amia ocellicauda isolate fAmiCal2 chromosome 9, fAmiCal2.hap1, whole genome shotgun sequence DNA region contains:
- the hsd11b2 gene encoding 11-beta-hydroxysteroid dehydrogenase type 2 isoform X1 — MPGSHAMEEYALSFWIYMGVMSVFVGGAMKKILASHISAAPSLLVWLGLLLVLERLCSLCLPALLGLAVLCAACCLVSGRSSAAQTLSAEGKAVFITGCDSGFGKAAALQLDALGFEVFASVLDPAGSGATELRRRCSPRLTVLRMDITKPQEVQDALHCTRARLGPQGLWGLVNNAGICVNFGDAELSLMSNYRGCMEVNFFGTLNVTKTFLPLVRQAKGRIVTVSSPSGEQPFPCLAAYGASKAALNLFINTLRHELEPWGVKVSTILPSSYKTGQSSNLAYWEQQNKQLIQSLSPSLLEEYGEEYLLETMELFKAYSETANEDFSPVINTISEALLSPRPQVRYYAGKGVGLMYFIYSYLPLSVSDRFLQQLFVKKKVLPRALRSQSTSHNNNNNMLHK; from the exons ATGCCAGGATCCCATGCCATGGAAGAATACGCCCTCTCCTTCTGGATTTACATGGGGGTGATGTCTGTGTTCGTAGGGGGAGCCATGAAGAAGATCCTGGCTTCCCACATCAGTGCAGCCCCCAGTCTCCTGGTGTGGCTGGGACTGCTGCTGGTGCTGGAGAGACTGTGCTCCCTGTGTCTGCCGGCACTGCTGGGGCTGGCTGTGCTGTGCGCTGCCTGCTGCTTGGTCTCTGGCAGGAGCTCGGCAGCCCAGACCCTGTCTGCCGAAGGGAAAGCGGTTTTCATAACAG GGTGTGACTCCGGGTTCGGGAAGGCGGCAGCCCTACAACTGGATGCTCTGGGATTCGAGGTGTTCGCCAGTGTCCTGGACCCTGCCGGGTCAGGGGCAACTGAGCTGCGGCGCCGCTGCTCCCCTCGTCTCACCGTGCTGCGCATGGACATCACCAAACCACAGGAGGTGCAGGACGCCCTGCACTGCACCAGAGCCAGGCTCGGGCCCCAGG GCCTGTGGGGACTGGTTAACAACGCTGGGATCTGCGTCAACTTCGGGGATGCCGAGCTGTCCCTTATGTCCAACTACAGAGGGTGCATGGAGGTCAACTTCTTCGGTACGCTGAACGTCACCAAGACATTCCTGCCCCTAGTGCGACAGGCAAAAGGGAGGATCGTCACCGTTTCCAGCCCTTCAG GGGAGCAACCCTTCCCCTGCCTGGCGGCGTATGGAGCGTCCAAAGCTGCCCTGAACCTTTTCATCAACACCCTGCGCCACGAGCTGGAGCCCTGGGGCGTCAAGGTCTCCACCATCCTGCCGTCATCCTACAAGACAG GTCAGTCCAGTAATTTGGCATACTGGGAGCAGCAGAACAAGCAACTGATCCAAAGCTTGTCACCCAGCCTGCTGGAGGAGTACGGGGAGGAGTACCTTCTGGAGACCATGGAGCTGTTCAAGGCTTACTCCGAAACGGCCAATGAGGACTTCAGCCCGGTCATCAACACCATCAGCGAGGCGCTGCTCTCGCCGCGGCCCCAGGTCCGATATTATGCAGGTAAGGGCGTGGGGCTCATGTACTTTATCTACAGCTACCTGCCCCTGTCCGTCAGCGATCGCTtcctgcagcagctgtttgTGAAGAAGAAAGTCCTGCCCAGAGCTCTGCGGAGCCAGAGCACcagccacaacaacaacaacaacatgctgCACAAATGA
- the hsd11b2 gene encoding 11-beta-hydroxysteroid dehydrogenase type 2 isoform X3, with protein sequence MPGSHAMEEYALSFWIYMGVMSVFVGGAMKKILASHISAAPSLLVWLGLLLVLERLCSLCLPALLGLAVLCAACCLVSGRSSAAQTLSAEGKAVFITGLWGLVNNAGICVNFGDAELSLMSNYRGCMEVNFFGTLNVTKTFLPLVRQAKGRIVTVSSPSGEQPFPCLAAYGASKAALNLFINTLRHELEPWGVKVSTILPSSYKTGQSSNLAYWEQQNKQLIQSLSPSLLEEYGEEYLLETMELFKAYSETANEDFSPVINTISEALLSPRPQVRYYAGKGVGLMYFIYSYLPLSVSDRFLQQLFVKKKVLPRALRSQSTSHNNNNNMLHK encoded by the exons ATGCCAGGATCCCATGCCATGGAAGAATACGCCCTCTCCTTCTGGATTTACATGGGGGTGATGTCTGTGTTCGTAGGGGGAGCCATGAAGAAGATCCTGGCTTCCCACATCAGTGCAGCCCCCAGTCTCCTGGTGTGGCTGGGACTGCTGCTGGTGCTGGAGAGACTGTGCTCCCTGTGTCTGCCGGCACTGCTGGGGCTGGCTGTGCTGTGCGCTGCCTGCTGCTTGGTCTCTGGCAGGAGCTCGGCAGCCCAGACCCTGTCTGCCGAAGGGAAAGCGGTTTTCATAACAG GCCTGTGGGGACTGGTTAACAACGCTGGGATCTGCGTCAACTTCGGGGATGCCGAGCTGTCCCTTATGTCCAACTACAGAGGGTGCATGGAGGTCAACTTCTTCGGTACGCTGAACGTCACCAAGACATTCCTGCCCCTAGTGCGACAGGCAAAAGGGAGGATCGTCACCGTTTCCAGCCCTTCAG GGGAGCAACCCTTCCCCTGCCTGGCGGCGTATGGAGCGTCCAAAGCTGCCCTGAACCTTTTCATCAACACCCTGCGCCACGAGCTGGAGCCCTGGGGCGTCAAGGTCTCCACCATCCTGCCGTCATCCTACAAGACAG GTCAGTCCAGTAATTTGGCATACTGGGAGCAGCAGAACAAGCAACTGATCCAAAGCTTGTCACCCAGCCTGCTGGAGGAGTACGGGGAGGAGTACCTTCTGGAGACCATGGAGCTGTTCAAGGCTTACTCCGAAACGGCCAATGAGGACTTCAGCCCGGTCATCAACACCATCAGCGAGGCGCTGCTCTCGCCGCGGCCCCAGGTCCGATATTATGCAGGTAAGGGCGTGGGGCTCATGTACTTTATCTACAGCTACCTGCCCCTGTCCGTCAGCGATCGCTtcctgcagcagctgtttgTGAAGAAGAAAGTCCTGCCCAGAGCTCTGCGGAGCCAGAGCACcagccacaacaacaacaacaacatgctgCACAAATGA
- the hsd11b2 gene encoding 11-beta-hydroxysteroid dehydrogenase type 2 isoform X2, whose translation MPGSHAMEEYALSFWIYMGVMSVFVGGAMKKILASHISAAPSLLVWLGLLLVLERLCSLCLPALLGLAVLCAACCLVSGRSSAAQTLSAEGKAVFITGCDSGFGKAAALQLDALGFEVFASVLDPAGSGATELRRRCSPRLTVLRMDITKPQEVQDALHCTRARLGPQGLWGLVNNAGICVNFGDAELSLMSNYRGCMEVNFFGTLNVTKTFLPLVRQAKGRIVTVSSPSGEQPFPCLAAYGASKAALNLFINTLRHELEPWGVKVSTILPSSYKTGQSSNLAYWEQQNKQLIQSLSPSLLEEYGEEYLLETMELFKAYSETANEDFSPVINTISEALLSPRPQVRYYADDCCGWTFGLVSASCS comes from the exons ATGCCAGGATCCCATGCCATGGAAGAATACGCCCTCTCCTTCTGGATTTACATGGGGGTGATGTCTGTGTTCGTAGGGGGAGCCATGAAGAAGATCCTGGCTTCCCACATCAGTGCAGCCCCCAGTCTCCTGGTGTGGCTGGGACTGCTGCTGGTGCTGGAGAGACTGTGCTCCCTGTGTCTGCCGGCACTGCTGGGGCTGGCTGTGCTGTGCGCTGCCTGCTGCTTGGTCTCTGGCAGGAGCTCGGCAGCCCAGACCCTGTCTGCCGAAGGGAAAGCGGTTTTCATAACAG GGTGTGACTCCGGGTTCGGGAAGGCGGCAGCCCTACAACTGGATGCTCTGGGATTCGAGGTGTTCGCCAGTGTCCTGGACCCTGCCGGGTCAGGGGCAACTGAGCTGCGGCGCCGCTGCTCCCCTCGTCTCACCGTGCTGCGCATGGACATCACCAAACCACAGGAGGTGCAGGACGCCCTGCACTGCACCAGAGCCAGGCTCGGGCCCCAGG GCCTGTGGGGACTGGTTAACAACGCTGGGATCTGCGTCAACTTCGGGGATGCCGAGCTGTCCCTTATGTCCAACTACAGAGGGTGCATGGAGGTCAACTTCTTCGGTACGCTGAACGTCACCAAGACATTCCTGCCCCTAGTGCGACAGGCAAAAGGGAGGATCGTCACCGTTTCCAGCCCTTCAG GGGAGCAACCCTTCCCCTGCCTGGCGGCGTATGGAGCGTCCAAAGCTGCCCTGAACCTTTTCATCAACACCCTGCGCCACGAGCTGGAGCCCTGGGGCGTCAAGGTCTCCACCATCCTGCCGTCATCCTACAAGACAG GTCAGTCCAGTAATTTGGCATACTGGGAGCAGCAGAACAAGCAACTGATCCAAAGCTTGTCACCCAGCCTGCTGGAGGAGTACGGGGAGGAGTACCTTCTGGAGACCATGGAGCTGTTCAAGGCTTACTCCGAAACGGCCAATGAGGACTTCAGCCCGGTCATCAACACCATCAGCGAGGCGCTGCTCTCGCCGCGGCCCCAGGTCCGATATTATGCAG ATGATTGCTGTGGCTGGACGTTTGGATTGGTGTCAGCTTCTTGTTCATAG